From one Streptomyces mobaraensis genomic stretch:
- a CDS encoding DUF4188 domain-containing protein: MGKSPIEGRVTAAAEGDVVVFLIGMRINRWRSARHWIPVFDAMRRMLGELGRDPDAGLLGYRLLTAGPREYTVLQYWESREKLLAYAADRDRLHRPAWAAFNRRARDAAGRVGIWHETYVVPAGSYETIYSGMPAHGLGAAYGVEAVARRGERAAERLGAPAGG; this comes from the coding sequence ATGGGCAAGTCACCGATCGAGGGCCGGGTCACGGCGGCGGCCGAAGGGGACGTGGTCGTCTTCCTGATCGGCATGCGGATCAACCGCTGGCGCTCGGCGCGCCACTGGATACCGGTGTTCGACGCGATGCGGCGGATGCTGGGGGAGCTCGGGCGGGACCCCGACGCCGGGCTGCTGGGCTACCGGCTGCTGACGGCCGGGCCGCGGGAGTACACGGTGCTGCAGTACTGGGAGTCGCGCGAGAAGCTGCTCGCCTACGCGGCCGACCGGGACCGGCTCCACCGGCCGGCCTGGGCCGCGTTCAACCGGCGGGCGCGGGACGCGGCGGGGCGGGTGGGGATCTGGCACGAGACGTATGTGGTGCCGGCGGGGTCCTACGAGACGATCTACAGCGGGATGCCGGCGCATGGGCTCGGTGCCGCGTACGGGGTCGAGGCCGTGGCCCGGCGGGGCGAGCGGGCCGCGGAGCGGCTCGGGGCCCCTGCGGGGGGCTGA
- a CDS encoding MerR family transcriptional regulator, which translates to MRLAELSERSGVPTATIKYYLREGLLRPGRRVSATQAAYDEGHLRRLRLVRALIQVGGVSVAAAREVIAAAEDTSLDHHMRLGAATWALPRVPAPEAGDEAAEAARGAVDGLLARLGWDPARVEVTASPAYRTLLDSVAALARLGYPCGTEHLLPYGRLAAELAVTDLDLVLAEPTADGQVEAAVALTVLYEPVLLSLRRLAHAEESARRLEGGDVGGQDDGSGPPELSRPTPAAGDRESGPSR; encoded by the coding sequence ATGCGACTGGCCGAGCTCAGCGAACGCAGCGGCGTTCCCACCGCGACGATCAAGTACTACCTGCGCGAGGGGCTGCTGCGGCCGGGCCGCCGGGTGTCCGCGACCCAGGCCGCGTACGACGAGGGCCATCTGCGGCGGCTGCGGCTGGTACGGGCGCTGATCCAGGTGGGCGGGGTGTCGGTGGCCGCCGCGCGGGAGGTGATCGCCGCGGCGGAGGACACGTCCCTGGACCACCACATGCGGCTGGGGGCGGCCACCTGGGCCCTGCCGAGGGTCCCGGCACCGGAGGCCGGCGACGAGGCGGCGGAGGCCGCCCGCGGGGCGGTGGACGGCCTGCTCGCGCGGCTGGGGTGGGACCCGGCCCGGGTGGAGGTCACGGCCTCCCCCGCCTACCGGACGCTGCTGGACTCGGTGGCCGCCCTGGCCCGGCTGGGCTACCCGTGCGGGACGGAGCACCTGCTGCCGTACGGGCGGCTGGCCGCGGAGCTCGCCGTCACCGACCTGGACCTGGTGCTGGCGGAGCCGACGGCGGACGGTCAGGTGGAGGCGGCCGTGGCGCTCACCGTGCTCTACGAGCCGGTGCTGCTCAGCCTGCGGCGGCTGGCGCACGCGGAGGAGTCGGCGCGGCGCCTCGAAGGCGGGGACGTCGGAGGCCAGGACGACGGAAGCGGGCCCCCGGAGCTCAGCCGACCGACTCCGGCAGCCGGAGACCGGGAGTCCGGTCCCAGCCGATGA
- a CDS encoding MEDS domain-containing protein codes for MALPRGALHRTPVGDLRPGDHACLLFASDEERTAVLREFVRGGLDAQDKILYLAGRRDPHDPAALLDRYRLPAPRTGVEVLPLDELRTGDGPLEPAALRDRLHTAATRCRAEGYRALRIAGEPCPAPHDGRDVRRLLRYESLLGEEFAAGRALAVCQYDVRRCAPEALDAAASAHTRGVGPDPLVRTADLLVVRTYRPPGLRLEGRVDASAHRQLRDALRSVAAVRDDLRLEMSGVEFPDLGGLRLLMTFARARAARHRSVELTGLAPRLCEVITLIGWDRTPGLRLPESVG; via the coding sequence ATGGCCCTTCCCCGTGGCGCGCTCCACCGGACCCCCGTCGGCGACCTCCGGCCCGGTGACCACGCCTGCCTGCTCTTCGCCTCCGACGAGGAGCGGACCGCGGTGCTGCGGGAGTTCGTCCGCGGCGGCCTGGACGCCCAGGACAAGATCCTCTACCTGGCCGGCCGCCGGGACCCCCACGACCCCGCGGCCCTGCTCGACCGGTACCGGCTGCCGGCCCCGCGCACCGGCGTGGAAGTGCTCCCCCTGGACGAACTCCGCACCGGCGACGGCCCCTTGGAACCCGCCGCGCTGCGGGACCGGTTACACACCGCCGCCACCCGCTGCCGCGCGGAGGGCTACCGCGCCCTGCGCATCGCCGGGGAACCCTGCCCGGCCCCGCACGACGGGCGCGACGTGCGCCGGCTGCTGCGGTACGAGTCCCTGCTCGGCGAGGAGTTCGCCGCCGGCCGCGCCCTGGCCGTCTGCCAGTACGACGTCCGGCGCTGCGCCCCCGAGGCGCTGGACGCCGCCGCCTCGGCCCACACCCGCGGCGTGGGCCCCGACCCGCTGGTCAGAACCGCCGACCTGCTCGTCGTCCGCACCTACCGGCCGCCCGGCCTGCGCCTGGAGGGCCGGGTCGACGCCTCCGCCCACCGGCAGCTCCGGGACGCCCTGCGCTCGGTGGCCGCGGTCCGCGACGACCTCCGCCTGGAGATGTCCGGCGTGGAGTTCCCCGACCTCGGCGGCCTCCGGCTGCTGATGACCTTCGCCCGGGCCCGCGCCGCCCGCCACCGCTCCGTCGAACTCACCGGCCTGGCGCCGCGGCTGTGCGAGGTCATCACGCTCATCGGCTGGGACCGGACTCCCGGTCTCCGGCTGCCGGAGTCGGTCGGCTGA
- the ndgR gene encoding IclR family transcriptional regulator NdgR, whose amino-acid sequence MDNSGGASSGVGVLDKAALVLSALESGPATLAGLVTATGLARPTAHRLAVALEHHRMVARDMQGRFILGPRLSELAAAAGEDRLLATAGPVLTHLRDVTGESAQLYRRQGDMRICVAAAERLSGLRDTVPVGSTLPMKAGSAAQVLMAWEEPERLHRGLQGARFTATALSGVRRRGWAQSIGEREPGVASVSAPVRGPSNRVVAAVSVSGPIERLTRHPGRMHAQAVLDAAVRLTEALRRNG is encoded by the coding sequence ATGGACAATTCTGGTGGCGCCTCGAGCGGAGTGGGCGTACTCGACAAAGCGGCCCTGGTGCTGAGCGCCCTGGAGTCGGGCCCGGCGACGCTCGCCGGACTGGTGACGGCCACCGGCCTGGCGCGCCCGACCGCGCACCGGCTCGCGGTGGCCCTGGAACACCACCGCATGGTGGCGCGCGACATGCAGGGCCGCTTCATCCTCGGCCCCCGGCTGAGCGAACTCGCGGCGGCGGCGGGCGAGGACCGCCTGCTGGCCACGGCCGGCCCGGTCCTCACGCACCTGCGCGACGTGACGGGCGAGAGCGCCCAGCTCTACCGCCGCCAGGGCGACATGCGCATCTGCGTCGCGGCGGCGGAACGGCTGTCCGGACTGCGGGACACGGTCCCCGTCGGCTCCACCCTGCCCATGAAGGCCGGCTCCGCCGCCCAGGTCCTCATGGCCTGGGAGGAGCCGGAGCGGCTGCACCGCGGGCTGCAGGGGGCTCGGTTCACGGCCACGGCGCTTTCGGGTGTGCGGCGGCGGGGGTGGGCGCAGTCGATCGGGGAGCGGGAGCCGGGTGTGGCGTCCGTCTCCGCGCCGGTGCGGGGGCCTTCGAATCGGGTGGTGGCGGCGGTGTCGGTGTCCGGGCCGATTGAGCGGCTCACCCGGCACCCTGGGCGTATGCATGCCCAGGCCGTGCTGGACGCGGCGGTGCGGCTGACGGAGGCGTTGCGGCGCAACGGGTGA